Part of the Candidatus Eremiobacteraceae bacterium genome, TCTGGGGGCACGGGCTTGAGCCCGCGCGACGTCACCCCGCAGGCCACCGCGGATATCGCGGACTACGCCGTGCCTGGCATCGCCGAAGCGATGCGCGCTGCGAGCATCGCAACTGTTCCGAGCGCGATGCTATCGCGCGCAACCGCCGCGGTGCGCGGCAGAACGCTCGTGGTCAACCTGCCGGGAAGTCCGAAGGCCGTCCGCGAAACGCTGGCAGTCATCGCGGGCCAGCTGGCGCATGCGGTCGGTCTGCTGCGCGGGGACGTTGGTGAGCACGCCCGGTAGGACGCAACGCGCATGGATTTCAGCGACGCAAAACGCCTGCTGCAGGCGGCGACGAACGAAAGCTTATCGAGACGCTATCCGGGCCGGCTCGACCGGATGCG contains:
- a CDS encoding MogA/MoaB family molybdenum cofactor biosynthesis protein, whose protein sequence is MRVALLVLSDKAAAGERPDACLPVMRAGVPAGATIVAEEIMPDDREAIAIRLALWCDEDMADVVLTSGGTGLSPRDVTPQATADIADYAVPGIAEAMRAASIATVPSAMLSRATAAVRGRTLVVNLPGSPKAVRETLAVIAGQLAHAVGLLRGDVGEHAR